A window of Flavobacterium flavigenum contains these coding sequences:
- a CDS encoding ribonuclease Z yields the protein MKLTILGCYAATPRTITNPTSQVLEIKNRLFLIDCGEGTQVQLRKNKIKFSKINHIFISHLHGDHLYGLIGTVSTFSLLGRTTDLHIYGPKGIKELILLQLKLTESWTTYSLFFHELESKESEVIFEDKKVIVKTIPLKHRVYTNGYLFTEKPDERKLNVEAVQRYNIHVAYYQKIKNGGDITLDDGTVIENEKLTFDPIQPKSYAFCSDTVYNEAIIPIIENVDILYHESTFLESESTLAQKTLHSTAKEAATIALKANARQLVLGHYSTRYESIQRFKEEAETIFSNVLLADDGVSFKFNDVK from the coding sequence TTGAAGTTAACCATACTTGGCTGCTATGCGGCTACTCCCAGAACAATTACAAACCCTACTTCGCAGGTTTTAGAAATTAAAAACAGACTGTTTTTAATTGACTGTGGCGAAGGAACCCAGGTTCAGCTTCGGAAAAATAAGATTAAATTTTCTAAAATTAATCACATTTTTATTTCGCATCTTCACGGAGACCATCTTTACGGATTAATTGGAACTGTTTCGACTTTTTCCCTTTTGGGAAGAACTACCGATTTACATATTTATGGCCCAAAGGGAATTAAAGAACTTATTCTTCTTCAATTGAAATTGACCGAATCGTGGACAACTTACAGTTTGTTTTTTCATGAATTAGAATCAAAAGAAAGTGAAGTTATTTTTGAAGATAAGAAAGTTATAGTCAAGACGATTCCGTTAAAGCATCGTGTTTATACCAATGGTTATCTGTTTACAGAAAAACCGGATGAGAGAAAATTAAATGTTGAAGCAGTTCAGCGTTATAATATTCATGTTGCTTATTATCAGAAAATAAAAAATGGAGGAGACATTACGCTTGATGACGGAACTGTAATTGAAAACGAAAAACTGACTTTTGATCCAATTCAGCCAAAAAGTTATGCTTTCTGTTCGGATACTGTTTATAATGAAGCCATTATCCCTATTATTGAGAATGTAGATATTTTATATCACGAATCTACATTTTTGGAATCCGAATCTACTTTAGCACAAAAAACATTACATTCGACAGCAAAGGAAGCAGCAACGATTGCTTTAAAAGCGAATGCCAGGCAATTAGTTTTAGGACATTATTCAACAAGATACGAATCGATTCAGCGTTTTAAAGAAGAAGCTGAAACGATTTTTTCAAATGTACTTTTAGCAGATGACGGTGTTTCGTTTAAGTTTAATGATGTTAAGTAA
- the pyrR gene encoding bifunctional pyr operon transcriptional regulator/uracil phosphoribosyltransferase PyrR: MSQKVLLNSKEVTIILHRLACQLIEKHLDFSDTILIGIQPRGVFLAERLKQILESEYKTPEISLGYLDITFFRDDFRRTDKPLEANKTQINFIVENKKVIFIDDVLFTGRSIRSALTAIQSFGRPSEIELLVLIDRRFSRNLPIQPDYRGRQVDAINGEKVKVSWKENDGEDVVHLVTN, encoded by the coding sequence ATGAGCCAAAAAGTATTACTTAATTCAAAAGAAGTTACTATCATACTCCATCGTTTGGCTTGTCAGTTAATCGAAAAACATCTTGATTTTTCAGATACTATTTTAATCGGAATTCAGCCGAGAGGTGTTTTTTTAGCAGAACGTTTAAAACAAATTTTAGAAAGCGAATACAAAACACCGGAGATTTCTTTGGGATATCTGGATATTACTTTCTTTAGGGATGATTTCCGCAGAACTGATAAACCTTTGGAAGCCAATAAAACCCAGATTAATTTTATAGTCGAAAACAAAAAAGTCATTTTTATCGATGATGTATTGTTTACTGGTCGTAGCATTCGTTCGGCTTTGACTGCCATTCAGTCTTTCGGAAGACCTTCAGAAATAGAATTACTAGTGTTAATCGACAGACGTTTCAGCCGTAATTTACCAATTCAACCCGATTACCGTGGCCGTCAGGTAGATGCGATTAACGGTGAAAAGGTAAAAGTGAGCTGGAAAGAAAATGACGGTGAAGATGTAGTGCATTTGGTTACAAATTAG
- a CDS encoding ArsR/SmtB family transcription factor has product MRRDIFQAIADPTRRAIISLIALQAMTPNAIAENFNTTRQAISKHLRILTECELVKQEHKGREIYYSLEIEKMKEIDQWLSQYRAIWQTRFNQLDELLTTIKK; this is encoded by the coding sequence ATGAGAAGAGACATTTTTCAGGCAATTGCTGATCCAACAAGACGGGCTATTATATCTTTGATTGCTTTGCAGGCGATGACACCCAACGCCATTGCCGAAAATTTTAATACTACAAGACAGGCTATCTCAAAACACCTTCGCATTTTAACAGAATGTGAATTAGTAAAACAAGAACATAAGGGCAGAGAAATTTATTACTCCCTTGAAATTGAAAAAATGAAAGAAATTGACCAATGGCTGAGCCAATACAGAGCAATCTGGCAAACCAGATTCAATCAGCTCGACGAATTATTAACAACAATTAAAAAATAG
- a CDS encoding P-loop ATPase, Sll1717 family: MIENLPREFTIKQLQRFNFGNIEANDDELLFASVCETSAIIEFINGSKNIVLGEKGTGKTALFRLIKEEKLKFNPKNGFLNIIIPIEDNFQYKNIKGKILNYISTNSEDENFKYQVVWELFIFHKITQRLEKDGITIPPSITKGINLAKKVFNNNSIDDFIKTKKTFGIKLYDTPTLILPDLYFTTEPIVADENKKEISIEKLEIDLDFYKQEINKYLLEKQLNLILIIDRLDEFVSKTSQQAQLEMLEALIVVEREYSKYSNIDIKIFLRDDLFKQLSFEGIGYDKVISKKVDLKWTPEKIREFIAKRICSNYISLFKLETIKISVDQETLEIDTSIDTHHYITPNIWTRAWRKIIKKLYPLHYNQKFPRKVNLNDNLNKQIILSIFPKYVDYKNEEGKIIEVDIFDYLSENFNLGTGNSIPRLILIFLQKTLSVANNYYIENFDQTAIIQNEQKCFELFKKGFFEEAYSDFKTEIYINFAKLNPEFESKIMIFKEKIGNRFSFKAKDVKVLLNIKDDNELYHFCEYLLHIGFLKRTNSTSAIDDMKFELPLLFRNTITKK, encoded by the coding sequence ATGATTGAAAATTTACCTAGAGAATTTACTATAAAACAATTACAACGCTTTAATTTTGGAAATATCGAAGCAAATGATGACGAATTATTATTTGCCAGTGTATGTGAAACTTCGGCTATCATAGAATTTATAAATGGATCTAAGAACATAGTTTTAGGAGAAAAGGGAACTGGAAAAACAGCATTATTCAGATTAATAAAGGAAGAAAAATTAAAATTTAATCCTAAAAATGGTTTTTTAAATATAATCATTCCAATTGAAGATAATTTTCAGTATAAAAACATAAAAGGAAAAATTTTAAATTATATTTCCACCAATAGTGAAGATGAGAATTTTAAATATCAAGTAGTTTGGGAATTATTTATATTCCACAAAATAACGCAAAGATTAGAAAAAGATGGAATAACAATTCCTCCATCAATAACCAAAGGAATTAATTTAGCAAAAAAGGTTTTCAATAATAATAGTATCGATGATTTTATCAAAACAAAAAAAACATTTGGAATAAAACTTTATGATACTCCTACTCTAATTTTGCCTGACTTATATTTTACAACAGAACCAATAGTAGCAGATGAAAACAAAAAAGAGATTTCAATCGAAAAATTAGAAATTGACTTGGACTTTTATAAGCAAGAAATTAACAAATACCTTCTAGAGAAACAATTAAATTTAATTTTAATTATTGACAGATTAGATGAATTTGTTAGCAAAACCTCTCAGCAAGCTCAACTTGAAATGCTTGAAGCACTGATTGTCGTAGAAAGAGAATATAGTAAATACTCAAACATAGATATTAAAATTTTTTTAAGAGATGATTTATTTAAACAATTATCATTCGAAGGAATTGGATATGATAAAGTTATTTCAAAAAAAGTAGACTTAAAGTGGACTCCAGAAAAAATTAGAGAGTTTATCGCCAAAAGAATTTGTTCTAATTACATTAGTCTATTTAAATTAGAAACTATTAAAATTTCTGTAGATCAAGAAACTTTAGAAATAGATACTTCAATCGATACCCATCATTATATCACACCTAACATATGGACTCGAGCTTGGAGAAAAATAATAAAAAAATTATATCCTCTTCATTACAATCAAAAATTCCCTAGAAAAGTGAATCTAAATGATAACCTGAATAAACAAATAATATTATCAATTTTTCCTAAATATGTGGATTATAAAAATGAAGAAGGAAAAATAATTGAAGTTGATATCTTTGATTATCTCTCAGAAAATTTTAATTTAGGCACAGGTAACTCAATTCCTAGATTAATATTAATTTTCCTTCAGAAAACACTTTCTGTTGCAAACAATTATTACATAGAAAATTTTGACCAAACTGCCATTATTCAAAATGAACAAAAATGCTTTGAACTTTTTAAAAAAGGTTTTTTTGAAGAAGCATATAGCGATTTTAAAACTGAAATTTATATAAATTTTGCAAAGCTAAATCCTGAATTTGAAAGTAAAATAATGATTTTTAAAGAGAAAATTGGTAATAGATTTTCTTTTAAAGCAAAAGACGTTAAAGTATTATTAAATATAAAAGATGATAATGAATTATATCATTTTTGCGAATACTTACTTCATATTGGTTTTTTAAAGCGAACAAATAGCACTTCAGCAATTGATGATATGAAGTTTGAATTACCGCTATTATTTAGAAATACAATAACCAAAAAATAA
- a CDS encoding ribonuclease Z — translation MKVDQKGHTVTIKDTQRDFKSFLDKVTQQFKTFEKQNIIIDLTSDSNLTENDLKLFLPLSKQQKKAKKSFVIVVSDLDFNAISDKLTVVPSLLEAHDIIEMEEIERDLGF, via the coding sequence ATGAAAGTAGATCAAAAAGGACATACCGTTACCATTAAGGATACTCAGAGAGATTTTAAATCTTTCCTGGATAAAGTGACGCAGCAATTTAAAACCTTTGAAAAACAAAATATTATTATCGATTTAACTTCGGATTCCAATTTAACTGAAAATGATCTGAAGCTTTTTTTACCGCTTTCCAAACAGCAAAAAAAAGCAAAAAAATCATTTGTAATTGTTGTTTCAGATCTTGATTTTAATGCTATTTCTGATAAACTGACCGTTGTACCTTCTCTTCTGGAGGCGCATGATATTATTGAAATGGAAGAAATTGAAAGGGACTTAGGATTCTAA
- a CDS encoding aspartate carbamoyltransferase catalytic subunit, with amino-acid sequence MKELSVNHLLGIKYINENDINLIFETADHFKEVINRPIKKVPSLRDITIANIFFENSTRTKLSFELAQKRLSADVISFSAAQSSVKKGETLIDTVNNILSMKVDMVVMRHSNPGAAYFLSKNVKASIVNAGDGAHEHPTQALLDSYSIREKLGDVAGKKVVIVGDILHSRVALSNIYALQMQGAEVKVCGPKTLIPRYIESLGVTVEPNLRKALEWCDVANMLRVQNERMDVNFFPSTREYAQQYGVDKPLLDSLNKEIVIMHPGPINRGVEITSEVADSDHSVILNQVENGVAIRMAVIYLLASKIQ; translated from the coding sequence ATGAAAGAATTAAGCGTAAATCATTTATTAGGAATAAAATATATCAACGAAAATGATATTAACCTGATTTTTGAAACGGCAGATCATTTTAAAGAAGTCATTAACCGGCCTATTAAAAAAGTTCCTTCATTACGAGATATTACCATTGCTAATATTTTCTTCGAAAACAGTACCAGAACCAAACTTTCGTTCGAATTAGCACAAAAACGTTTATCTGCTGATGTCATCAGTTTTTCTGCAGCACAATCGTCGGTTAAAAAAGGAGAAACACTTATTGATACTGTAAATAATATCCTTTCCATGAAAGTGGATATGGTTGTCATGCGCCACTCCAATCCCGGAGCGGCTTATTTTTTATCCAAAAACGTCAAAGCCAGTATCGTAAACGCAGGCGATGGTGCGCACGAACATCCAACTCAGGCGTTATTAGACAGTTATTCCATCAGGGAAAAACTAGGCGATGTAGCCGGAAAAAAGGTGGTAATTGTGGGTGATATTCTGCATTCGAGAGTAGCATTGTCCAATATTTATGCTTTGCAGATGCAGGGCGCTGAAGTTAAAGTCTGCGGACCAAAAACATTAATTCCGAGATATATTGAATCACTTGGTGTTACAGTCGAGCCGAACTTGCGTAAAGCTTTAGAATGGTGTGATGTTGCCAATATGCTTCGTGTACAAAACGAACGTATGGATGTGAATTTCTTCCCTTCAACACGTGAATACGCACAGCAATACGGAGTTGATAAACCACTTTTGGATTCACTTAATAAAGAAATCGTAATCATGCACCCTGGACCAATCAACAGGGGAGTAGAAATCACTTCTGAGGTTGCGGATTCTGATCATTCTGTGATTTTGAATCAGGTAGAAAATGGTGTAGCGATTAGAATGGCGGTTATTTATTTATTGGCTTCTAAGATTCAGTAA
- the pdxH gene encoding pyridoxamine 5'-phosphate oxidase translates to MNDLSNYRRSYEKSELLEDSIPEDPINLFNRWFHEVEDFGGSGEVNAMTVSTIGLDGFPKSRVVLLKKFSEEGFIFYTNYNSEKGKAIAANPHVCLSFFWQEMERQVIIKGIAQKTSEIISDNYFDSRPDGSKLGAVVSNQSEVIPSRSFLEENLKKLETTFEGKSISRPEHWGGYIVTPLEVEFWQGRANRLHDRICYKSQPDFTWSIQRLSP, encoded by the coding sequence ATGAACGATTTAAGTAATTACAGGCGATCTTACGAAAAAAGTGAATTACTGGAAGATTCTATTCCTGAAGATCCAATTAACCTTTTTAACCGATGGTTTCATGAAGTAGAAGATTTTGGCGGAAGCGGAGAAGTAAATGCAATGACCGTTTCGACCATTGGATTAGATGGTTTCCCCAAATCCAGAGTGGTTTTATTAAAGAAATTTTCTGAAGAAGGATTTATTTTTTATACCAATTATAATTCAGAAAAAGGTAAAGCGATTGCGGCTAATCCGCATGTATGTCTCTCTTTTTTCTGGCAGGAAATGGAACGTCAGGTTATTATAAAAGGAATTGCTCAAAAGACTTCTGAAATTATCTCAGACAATTATTTCGATTCTCGTCCTGACGGAAGTAAATTGGGAGCTGTTGTTTCGAATCAAAGTGAGGTGATTCCGTCACGATCTTTTTTAGAAGAAAATTTAAAAAAACTCGAAACTACTTTTGAAGGAAAATCAATATCACGACCCGAGCACTGGGGAGGTTATATTGTTACTCCATTAGAAGTTGAATTTTGGCAGGGCAGAGCTAATAGACTGCATGATAGAATTTGTTATAAAAGTCAGCCAGATTTTACTTGGAGTATTCAGCGATTATCGCCTTAA
- a CDS encoding dihydrofolate reductase family protein, whose translation MKLSLIPIVQIYANYGDWVAPFGDEEYGKVMQKQMEPADILLGRKTFDIFEAYWPKHADGWPGINEVSKYVLSTTRQNSDWENTEFLSTIEDIKKLKNFRRRRYKSLRKRYTCSAFASA comes from the coding sequence TTGAAATTAAGTCTAATCCCGATCGTTCAGATCTACGCAAACTATGGAGACTGGGTAGCGCCTTTTGGAGATGAAGAATATGGTAAAGTCATGCAAAAACAAATGGAACCTGCAGATATTTTGTTGGGCAGAAAAACATTTGACATTTTTGAAGCCTATTGGCCTAAACATGCAGATGGCTGGCCGGGAATTAATGAAGTTTCAAAATATGTTTTATCGACAACGAGACAAAACTCAGATTGGGAGAACACAGAATTCCTTTCGACTATAGAAGACATCAAAAAACTCAAAAATTTCAGACGGCGGCGATATAAAAGTCTGAGGAAGCGCTACACTTGCTCAGCTTTTGCCTCAGCATGA
- a CDS encoding SRPBCC family protein, with product MGNLLFDFTVDKATKTVTIVKEFAAELPLVWDAYTKQEILDQWWAPKPWKSKTKVMNFEVGGRRFYAMVGPEGQEHWAVQKYTAISPKTNFKLLNAFADKDENLQLPGSEWDLNFIDQNENTKVVITIYNESLERMEQMIEMGFKEGFTMTLKSLEELLENLSQK from the coding sequence ATGGGGAATTTATTATTTGATTTTACTGTTGACAAAGCCACAAAAACAGTAACAATTGTAAAAGAATTTGCAGCAGAATTACCTTTGGTTTGGGATGCATACACAAAACAGGAAATCCTCGACCAATGGTGGGCACCAAAACCATGGAAATCCAAAACAAAAGTAATGAACTTTGAAGTGGGCGGAAGACGATTTTATGCCATGGTAGGCCCGGAAGGCCAAGAGCACTGGGCTGTGCAAAAATATACGGCTATAAGTCCGAAAACTAATTTTAAGCTATTAAATGCCTTTGCAGACAAAGATGAAAACCTTCAACTGCCTGGTTCTGAATGGGATTTGAATTTTATAGACCAAAACGAAAACACTAAAGTCGTTATTACCATTTATAACGAATCTCTTGAACGAATGGAACAAATGATTGAAATGGGCTTTAAAGAAGGATTTACAATGACGCTGAAAAGCCTGGAGGAATTATTGGAAAATTTGTCTCAAAAATAA
- a CDS encoding dihydrofolate reductase family protein: MPQHDLVDELGLLVYPILLGKGKKLFGDGAVPSAFTLIESTVTPSGVIAVSYKRAGEVQTGIIHD; the protein is encoded by the coding sequence TTGCCTCAGCATGATTTGGTTGATGAACTTGGGCTCTTAGTTTATCCTATCCTTTTGGGTAAAGGAAAAAAATTGTTTGGCGATGGCGCAGTTCCTTCAGCATTTACATTAATTGAAAGTACGGTTACGCCGAGCGGTGTAATTGCTGTTAGTTACAAACGAGCCGGAGAAGTGCAGACTGGAATTATTCATGATTAA